The stretch of DNA CGAGGTTGTTGTGCGCTTCAGAATGCTCGGGGTTGAGAACCAGCACCTGCGCATAGGCAGCCTGCGCATCGGTGAGACGGCCCAGTTCCTTATAGGCATTCCCGAGATTCGTACGGGCTTCGATATAGCGGGGATTCCATTGAATAGCCTGGCCATAGGCATCGACTGCCTCTGTGGTGAACCCTGCACGTTGAAGCACCACGCCGCGGTTGAACCAATAGACCGGATTGCGCGGAGCAGCGGCGCAGGCCTGGGCAAGCCAGGTGATGGCCTCTTTTAGATTGCCGCGTCGATAGGTGAGGAGCCCCAGACCATGGAGGGCATCCGGCTGTGCTGGTGTCCGCTCGAGCAGGGACCGGTAGCCCCGTTCGGCTTCATCCAGCCGCCCAGCCTGATGATGCATTTGCGCCTCACGCAGAAGCGCCGCTGACATGTCGGTGCCTCCGCCATGTTTGCCATGCAATTTGTCATCGCGACGGCGCTCATTCCGATTCACGACCAGCCCTCCGGCGGTGGACGTACGGATCGACCAGAGAGTAGCGCACATAAGGCCTGGGGGTCAAAGAGGAAGACGGCGACAGGAGAACGGGAGATTATGCGGCCTGAGGAGGACTCTGTTGCTTGCGGCGTTGGCCTAGGATATCGAGGGCGGCCACGCGATACCCTTCGGCAAACGTGGGAAAGCTGAAGATGGAGTCGATAAACCGATCAATCGTCGCCCCGTCCTGCAGGGCCATCTGGCCGATGTGAATTAATTCGGTCGCATTCTCGCCGACGATCTGTACCCCGAGCAATCGCTCGCCGGAGGGATCGGCAATGAGCTTTAACAGTCCATTGCAGGCTCCCGTGATCTGCCCCTTGGCAATTTCTGTGAACCGCGCGCGCCCGACCAGCGGGCCGCGGTAACGGGCAGCGGCCTGTTCCTCATCAAGTCCGATCGACGCGATCTCGGGAATGGTATAGATCCCGACGGGAACCTGGTTCAGGGAGTCCCCGATGGGAATTCCCAGTGCGTGACTGACGGCTCGGCGACCGTCTTCCATCGCTTGTGAGGCCAGGGCCGGAGGGCGGCCTAACATGTCACCGGCCGCGAAAATGTGAGGGAGCTCGGTTTGCCCATATTCGTTCACGGGAATGCGGCCCTTTTCATCCAACGTCAACCCTGCCGCTTGGAGATTCAATTCCTCGACGTTCGGTTGCCGCCCCAAGGCGACCAACATTTTTTCGCTCTTCACCGCCATGCCGTTTTCCAACCTGGCAATGACAGCGGAGACTCCATCCCACGCCACCTCTATGACGGTATGGCCGACGTAAAACCGACCGCCCTGCTGCTCGATGCTGCGTTGAAATACGTCGACGATTTCCTTATCCATGAAGGGGAGTGGACGCGAGGCCTTGTCGATGAGGGTGACTTCCACCCCGAGCAACGCGAAGGTCGCGGCATATTCGCAGGCGATCACGCCTCCCCCGACGACCGTCAACGAGCGGGGCAAATAGATCATCGACAAGATCGAATCGCTGTCCAAGACATGTTCATGGTCGACAGGGATTTCAGGAATCGAACGCGGCCGGGATCCGGTCGCCAGGACAATCGTATCGGCTTGGAGCCCCTGCCTGGCGCCATCGATCGCCTCCAATTCAATCTCGTGCGGCGAGAGAAATCGGGCGCGCCCGTGCCGATAGGTGACGCCGTTACGCGCAAGTTGATCGGCCATGTAACATTCGTGCGCCTTGACCACTTCATCCAAACGATGCAGCAACACGGACATAGGCACATCAGACCGCAGCCGTCCCTCGAACACTTCGCTCGACCGTTTGAGTCGCTCGAACTGTAAGGCCGTCTCGCGCAGGGTCTTACTGGGAATCGTCCCCCGGTACACACAGTTGCCGCCGATGCCCTGTTCCTGTTCGATCAGGACGACTTTCTTGCCGGCTTTGGCGCCTTGGATGGCCGCCTTCTGCCCGGCAGGACCGCTGCCCACCACCACGATGTCATACGCGTTGGAACCGATCACAATGGCATCGCCTCCACAACAACCTGCACCTTTTCCTTCAAAGCCAGAAGCATATCGATATCTTTTGGATACAAATTGAGATCGGCAAAGACCGCATGCTCCCGCACCGTCGCTTCATCGAATCCCTCCGGATCGAGAAAATGCGTGGCCAACCGACCGGCGAGACAGGTCGTCATGCACTCTTGTTTGGCCGTTTTTGCATACTGGTAATCGTTGTGAAAGCCGATCGACTCCACCACCGGGGGCGGGAGGCCCCAATCTTCGGCTACGAGCAACCCCACCTGGATGTAATAGCCCTCGAGGAGTTGATGGAGCCATTCTTTCGTCAAGGTACAATTTTGTTCCTTGGCCAGCGCCACCAACGTCTGCAGCACGACTGGTTTGCCGATCCCGTGCAAGAGGCCGCAAAGATAGGCACTTTCGACGTTGAACCGGCGCGTGCGCGCAATTTCCTTGGCATAGGCGCCACTGGCCAATGAATACTGCCAGAGACGCTTGACTTCATCATCCCATCCCGGCACCTTAAATGCGCTCCCCTTGATGGAAGCGGAAAATGCCAGTTCCGACATGAGGTTCATGCCCAGCATGGAGACGGCATGTTGTAGGGACACCACCGGGTTACGTGTCATGTAGGCTGGGGAATTGGCAATTCGAATGACATGGGCCGCCAACGCCTGGTCCTGATGAATGAGGGCCGCCAGTTTCGCTGCCTCCGCATTCGGATCATAGACCATCGCCAGAATCCTAGAGGCGACTTGAGGGAGCAGAGGGAGCTCGATCGCGCCCTTCTGGATACGCTCAATGAGAAGTTGTTCCAATGGCCCTGTTGAAGCCGGGGTCGCGTCCGTGGTTCTAGCTGGTTCAGCGCTCATAGGCCTCACACCACAGCTCAAGGTTTCGGGTTCTTCTGCGTTCTAGAGCCTTTTCGGTTCGTTTTGCCAAAAACCTTAACCCTGCGAAATCCAAGGATGGACACAGAACATGCGGCAGAGTGAATATCATAGGCCTACATACATCGGACGGCTCATGCGCCTCAGAAATCACGAAGGAGTCTCCTCATGATCGTTGGAAAAACACTGGCTCTGTTGAGTCTGCTCGTCGGCTGCCTCACGGTTTCGGTCTGGGCAGCGCCACCCGACCAACCACCCTCT from Nitrospira sp. encodes:
- the sthA gene encoding Si-specific NAD(P)(+) transhydrogenase, with the protein product MIGSNAYDIVVVGSGPAGQKAAIQGAKAGKKVVLIEQEQGIGGNCVYRGTIPSKTLRETALQFERLKRSSEVFEGRLRSDVPMSVLLHRLDEVVKAHECYMADQLARNGVTYRHGRARFLSPHEIELEAIDGARQGLQADTIVLATGSRPRSIPEIPVDHEHVLDSDSILSMIYLPRSLTVVGGGVIACEYAATFALLGVEVTLIDKASRPLPFMDKEIVDVFQRSIEQQGGRFYVGHTVIEVAWDGVSAVIARLENGMAVKSEKMLVALGRQPNVEELNLQAAGLTLDEKGRIPVNEYGQTELPHIFAAGDMLGRPPALASQAMEDGRRAVSHALGIPIGDSLNQVPVGIYTIPEIASIGLDEEQAAARYRGPLVGRARFTEIAKGQITGACNGLLKLIADPSGERLLGVQIVGENATELIHIGQMALQDGATIDRFIDSIFSFPTFAEGYRVAALDILGQRRKQQSPPQAA
- a CDS encoding HDOD domain-containing protein — protein: MSAEPARTTDATPASTGPLEQLLIERIQKGAIELPLLPQVASRILAMVYDPNAEAAKLAALIHQDQALAAHVIRIANSPAYMTRNPVVSLQHAVSMLGMNLMSELAFSASIKGSAFKVPGWDDEVKRLWQYSLASGAYAKEIARTRRFNVESAYLCGLLHGIGKPVVLQTLVALAKEQNCTLTKEWLHQLLEGYYIQVGLLVAEDWGLPPPVVESIGFHNDYQYAKTAKQECMTTCLAGRLATHFLDPEGFDEATVREHAVFADLNLYPKDIDMLLALKEKVQVVVEAMPL